A region of the Bradysia coprophila strain Holo2 unplaced genomic scaffold, BU_Bcop_v1 contig_232, whole genome shotgun sequence genome:
cataaaatgtgtaaaatgtgtaaaattattattgttaaaaGTAAAAGTACCGAGCGTCGACGAtataatataattaaattgtaCACCCGTCTATAGATGCGTCCCATATAGATATCTTCCGGTGTAGTATACCGTCGTTTTCAAGTATAATTTTGCCAACAACTACGTCATTCAGTCATTCGTATTTACagatttttattacatttcacTCGGTTTCTTATGTGGTTCGTCGAGTCTCTGGGTaggtaaattttcgatttatatctgcggaaaaccatttttatcaTAATTTTTCTCATCATTCCAAGCGAAGGGAAAGAATGCGAAAACCATTATCcgcacgaaaaaaaagaaatgagaaGAGAATTCTATACGACTCTCAGGACAAGGATAAATGATGTAAATTCAGATTGTTTGTAAATCCTGTTACAAGAGGTTTTTCGGGTACAGAATGTATTGTCGTATTTTCATGGAACACATTTCTCTGAagtttaaaacgaaaataattttcatatttcgtCGAATTTACTTTTCTTTACTTTGGTGGAGTATGCACTTAGAAtcgaaatatcaaaatattttcccagtTAAGTGGGTCATATAAGCTTGGGACTTTGTTGAAAATAACATTCTTAATGCGTTTCGATTTGTGTCTGAGTATGTCTGAGACCTCATCTCCGTAGTGGATTCGCACCCGGATTAGGTTGATACATGAAACGATAAGATTGGGGATGCAAGCACCGTGCTAAACTCCAACGcagaaaaaatgtatttaaaaaatgatcATTTCGGGGAGGCTGCGCCCCAGCTAGAGAAATGCTAACTTGTCAGCACTACATGGGCTAGAATCCAAATATGAATAAGAACTAGGCTCTGTGACTAATCGTAACAATCTTTGTATGCAATTCTCTCCCAAAGAATAAAACAGTCATTCACACGCGTATCTATTTCGTGCAATATTTGTAACTTAGCATCTAACATTTCTCTGGTCTATCATTGGGGCCATCCTTGTGCTCAAAAACTTAATCGTGTTTAATCGTGCAATCATGGATTAGAAATCTTGCAAGCGTTTTCCAAGCAATTTTGGGGTTCTCCTTTACAAATTGGTCctaaattttcataataaccAGGTGCATAAACTCATGAAGTGTTCTCCCGAACCtgcaaaattttctcacagCATTGCTAGGTTACTACGCAAGATTTCTAGCAATTGCTAACAATACATTGGTAGTAAGGAAAATCACATAGAAAAAGGTTTTCACTAAACGGTCTGTGGACTCTATGACAATACTCTTAATAAAGATTCTAACCATACCACTGCGTCCATCATTAACATTCTTCATGAGTCAAAAAGCCCCCCAATTTTGATACATTGATGCGTGTGGAtccgaatattttttatattaatgCTAGGAATAGTGCTATGCTATGACTTATATTTCCTCAAACCGAAAGAtcaagaataaatttgcacGGATTACCTGCATTTTTCGCTTGAAAATAAGGATTTCATCCGATATTTCTGTACACACTGTTCATCATCCATTCGCACCTTCGCTATCTCTTCTtctaaattcattttcaattcacaTAAGCGATCCATTCGCCATGATTTATGAATCTGTtctttgaaaagaattttcctTGCGCTGGAACGTTTGTGTTGTACGTGGTAGGTATTTTCCAATACCCGGTTATCAAATCGCCAATTTTCTTCcatcaattttgaatgaaaattttctttaacaaaaagaaaaactttttttttgttcgaaaataaatttttcacatcTTCATCAAAcgcaacaaaatattttctttttgtcttcTTATAAAGTGTTCACTTATACACATATTCTCGCTTTGCTCGTTCCAGTTCgtcaatacattttcgttttattggtTTTCATCGTAAGATAAAGctctttgattttcttcaataaaagaaatgtgGAAATGGTGATGGTGGATGTATGTTTATGTAAGAAAGATGTAAAGTAATCTAATTTGTTATTTCGAATGGAAAGACGTAAAGAATGTTggttttttcttataattttttttttcgttacgaGTAACTGGCTCcgaaggaaatttaattttaattctctTTGGCGCTACACACCCCGTCTATATACAGCATATCTGGAGAGATATATGTGTACCGGTGTTACGTATACATTGTATAAATCTATAGACATACCATTCCATTGTATTCAAGCGTATTGAGAATGAAATCttttttaatatgaaaaatgtgcAGAAAAGtgtgtaatttaattttatagaaaatttcaaaaattgacgCAATTTATCGCATTTTTTGTAgctttcgtttcgttttgtgTATTGTGCACGGATAGGTGCTGAAGCACTATAGTGTATAGTGTATACAATGGCAATAAAGTACATTATCTGAACTGTATGAAAAGGGAATAAAACGTTCTTCAATCGGAATTATTCAgccttgaattttcttttctttttatttaattttactcGATTAAGAGTCTAAACCTCTATCAGCTTCCTTATTACTTTCCGaaaatttttctgtattttctgCAGCGAACAATAgctatttatatatatatctgaGTGATAAATTCTTTTTAGGCACTATATATGTCGATTCAGCCTCGATTGAGAATAAACATCGTGTTcctaaatagttatttatgccaccgAGTGATTACGGtcatttatgacatcgaggtCAGTAGTTTTTAACATAACAAGTATGCAAAGTAGAATTGTCGTGTGCATTTCGTTGAACCGAGGCGAACCCgaagtcaataaacacacagtTTCATTCAGTCACAGACTtgcaaaaatgcttttttatgcactagatgtgtaggtCGCTCAAGGTCGCAGGCCGAGTGTTAAAATGTGCGTCATATGtctaaaaaagcatttgtaACCAAAGTCATGGTACAGTACAGCGCTTTTCGAAGTAATTTTCCCCTCAATCGaaagtttcacttttctgagttgaaaaaaacgttttttttcctgtttcgTCAACCTACAAATAGTATCAATATGAATTGGCCTCGAAGCTCTAGATTTAGATGAATGTGTTCTGGTATGTGGGTGTTGTTCTGAGAAAGTACCAAATCTAAATGCTTCACAGTGCTTCGaacattattaaattaaatctgTTTAACGGGGAAATTTCTAATGTATGTAGGTGTTTTTGCTGTACGTATAGTATACATAGGTACATGCAAGTGTACAACGTATTTTTAGCTGTCATTAGGTTATGATAGGACAGAGTTACCAAGTGAGGTGTTTGTCCATTTTTGTGGGTCACGCTTTTACTGGGGTGAAAGCGAGGAGCCTGTTCTTTCTTCCGGTATGCGGTATATACAAAAGAGTTAGTCGGATGGGCGATTATAACGTTTTTTGAGAGTATCAAAAACTTTACAATGGTGATGCAAATGAAAGGTCTCGACGGCAGAATCGTAAAAATGTTTATGCAAATCAGTTGAGTGAGTCTCGAGGTACCgaattcttcattttcttcttcatctgAATTATACCTGTCAGGTCGGGTACAGTATCATCGGTgctggaaaaataatttttatgtttggtTTGAGTTGATTTTTCTTATCAAACGATGATGTACATCGTTTTTGTCTTGTATAGTGTAGATGCGGATATTTAGTGTGAAAAGAATCGTGCACCTAGCAACACTGATTATTCTATAGATTTGAACTgagcaaaattttctttcgtatttttaacaacaacaaagaagCGGAACATACGAAAAGTCCACAGACAGTTATTTTCTACTCAGAATGAAAAACCTGTCAAATTCGATAGATCTATTGACTAAAAGTACGGACGAGAGTAAATTGAAGTCGCGTCGATGTTTAAATTGTGGAGGATTCCATCCGATAGAAGTATGTCCATTCAAAGAAAAAGGTATGCCTTGCTTTCGATGCAACAAACTTGATCATATTGGGAAGCCTGGTGGATCGACCCGAGTAGTCGAAAAATCCGACATAAAAAATGACATGGGCAAAGCGAATGATAAAACGTTGGAAATGGGAATACATTTGTCCAGTTGGAGGTTGCGATTGGATCATGGAAGCGTAGTTGTTCAAGCCGTAATTTGCACTGGAACGAAACACTCATTTCTACGAAAATCGAAGTTCATGGAATTGGAATATGCACCAATCCACAAGCAATCATCAACAGTTGAACGCATGCTTGGTACGGAAGTGCAAACATTGGGTTCATACGAACTGCATATGAACATTGGCCATGAGGGTTATTACATTCAGTGCCACATTCTAAACGACAAACTGTTGCCGGAAGAGATGGTCTTGGGAATGAATTTCGTCAGTGGTGTGGAACTTGTAATCAAAGAAGGAAGAATTTCAGTCAGAAGAACAAAGAAGACGCAGAGCGGGAGTCAAGAGACTCAAGTTGAAATTTACAGCACAATGAGAGATTGGAGTGGACGGACAAAGCCATTAATTCCATAGCGGCACCGTGAAAATAATTCCGaatcaaattcataaaattctatAAGTTTTGGCTTAATATATCGAACAATAATTACGATTTCAACTGATTGTTTACTTTTTCAAGCTGATTCCAACCCAGAACTTCACCAGATTCCAccaaaaaataggaaaaaaatagTCCCCTACCATATGAAATACTTTGCTAACATGTgactaaatggaaattttgcgcaataAATGTGAAGATTGTTAACccgagacgaagccgaggttgacaacacatcgtatacatccagtttaggcacaagttagcaacaagattttatgtacagtagtgagatcttcatttttccaaacgtcACTTTTGCGCACTAGTGCGCAAAAGCGTATATGAATCATAGGATCATAATCGACGTTCGACGTTTTTCGACGTTACTACTATATACTATTATGACATTGATTGGTTCACTGTTATAATGGCTTATTATTCGGAATATTTAGTCttaaattcgttaaaaattctttcaaaattttgagaatttttaagaattattcATTCCCGCACTTTAGTAAGCAAGGCACGCCATATAAAAAGAAGGCAATTTGTATGTCTGAGTGAGTGTGAGAAATTGTAACATCGTGAAGGGATTTGTGTGTTGTGATGATGGTTGGATGGTGGTGTGATGATGAAACAATTttagcaagaaaaaaaatgcgacacaagtgacagatgattcttttgcgcaaaatttccattaacACACTAGTTCGGAAAAAAGCCATTAGACCCTGGAAAAtgccaaggtaaatatagtgaggaggtaatgcctacttgtgtttcacaaacatattttcaatatctcacaacagatggtccgactttctattccattttttgctttcaacgaaggaatgagatggcgtttgtatcgaactttcgtgctacagcacatctgattcggttatatatggcataacctcctcactatatttaccttggaaaaTGCGTCTCTTCTGTCGTAACAAACAactattcaaaattaaaaattttttttttttatttacttggaGTATTCGGAACAAACCACACAAAGACAGAATCTTTCGTGTCTCAAATATAAGATGACGGTCACATTGTTCGACTTCATTTTAGGAAATCCGAGGCTAATTTGGTAACTGCGCTCACATTTTCTGGTTGGACTACACTACTTAACCACCGCTCAGCCTTCGTCACAATCAATTCCCATCTGTCTTTTTCGTCGGCTAGTTTACTTCTGAAAAAACCTACTGCCAATGCCGTTGCAAACTTTTGTTCGGACAAATTATTTGCAACGCATGCTAGACAGTGTTGATGATGAGAGTTTAACATAAAACTGACACGCTGATGGTtcaaattcaatattcaaatacCTGCTTTGAGTTCCTGCAACGTTTTTCCCAAGATCTGTGATAGGGCTTCGTTCAAGGTAAATGATCCATCATACGATTGAAGACTGATGAGTAGCATCAAAGTTGACGAAGATCCTAATGCAGCGTTATCTCTCGTGCTATTATCTTCTTCATTAGCGCTGTAGGATGAGCCCGCTATCCCACTAACCGAGTGATAATTGTAAGGTAAAGTCTGATAGTTGTATGATGATTGCTGATAAGGTCTTGTGGCTGTCGTCCCTAATTCGCTCTCACTAATTCCGCTTCCAATAGATCCGATTCCAATAGATCCGATCCCACTAGATCCACTTCCAATATATCCGCTACCACTAGATCCGCTTCCAATAGATCCGATCCCACTATATCCGCTTCCAATAGATCCTATCTCACTATATCCGCTACCACCAGATCCGATCCCACTGTATACACTCCCACCATATTCACTACCACTCCCACTATATCTGCTACCACCAGATCCGATCCCACTGTATCCGCTACCAGTATATCCACTACCACTAGATCCGATTCCACTATATCCGCCACCACTGTATCGACTCCCAGGATATGTACTACCAGTATATACACTACCACTTCCACTAGATCCGATTCCACTATATCCGCTACCACTAGATCCTATACCACCATATCCGCTCTCAGGATATGTACTACCAGTATATCCACTACCACTCACACTATATCCGCTACCACTAGATCCGCTCCCAGGATATGCAATACCAGTATATCCATTACCACTACCACTAGATCCGATTCCACTATATCCGCTTCCAGGATATGCACTACCAGTATATACACTACCACTCCCACTATATCCGCTACCACTAGATCCGCTCCCAGGATATGCAATACCAGTATATCCATTACCACTACCACTAGATCCGATTCCACTATATCCGCTTCCAGGATATGCACTACCAGTATATACACTACCACTCCCACTATATCCGCTACCACTGGATCCGCTTCCAGTATATGCAATACGAGTATATCCATTACCACTACCACTAGATCCTATTCCACTATATACGCTACCAGGATATGCACTACTAGTATATACACCACCACTACCTCTATATCCGCTACCACTAGATCCGATTCCACTATATACGTTACCGTATGAACCATGCGATGGGAATGCCAACACACCCATCCTATTCCCACCATGCCAGCCATGTGCAATTTGACTAGGTACATGTCTTGTTACCATCACCCAGCTCTCCTTCGATTGCTTGTCGTTTCTCACGTCACTAGCAATAAAGGAAGTGTATCTAGACGCAATACCTacaaaaacgaagaaaaagttaTATAAAATCGTACAGTTGCTCGATTAAACGTCAGTACCATTCTGACATCCAATTTCTATGATTTCGTTTTTCAAGATCTTCTCTGCTTCCGAATTTTTGGATTGCAATGAAGAAACTTCCATTTCCAGCTCACGAATAAGTTTTATCGCTGCAAGACGATGaagtaaatttccatttccgtCGAGATTATTGGAAGTAGAATGCTTGAAGGagtttttttgttagtttcaTCAAATTTGCAAGACACTCTGTCTCCATCGTCTTACCTCTATTTTCACAGTAAGTGGCCCATCTGGCGTGTGCGCCGTAATAAGCACCGATTTCGGAcagccatttttgaaaattcctaaTACCAACAACTGTGACCCGTCATAAACTGGACGAACTTTCTTGGGTGATTGTCTGATACCCGAAAGATACGATTCTGAGCCAGCTTCAGACTCGATTGGTTTGTTGTAGCCGaataaagtattttcaacaacaacatcgGACGCTTGTCTCTCTGGAACATCATCTGTAGCCGATTCATCCCACTTTATCGTGACATTAAAGAGTGACGGTTGCAATGCATTTTTCAGTTGATTGATAACCTTCTTATCCATGCTTTCGttataatttacaaaaacgGCTGTTCCACCACCAGCTGTGGCAACTCCTTCAACCAAATAATGTGATGCGGCATCACCGATACCAAGTGTAAACACTCTAACTTTATGTGCGTTAGCCTTTACTATTCCGAGCACCCTATCTGTGTCGTAAACCTGTTACCACAGCCGAATTATAGTGAAGATGAGAcagtcaaaaataaattacatacTTCGCCATCAGTGAGAATAAAAAACTGCTTCGAGTATCCATCGATCGATGGTTTTTCGTACAATGCTTTTAATGGCTCAAAAATCTCGGTACCACCCAGATCGGCGTCCAATTCTGTTAACATTCGTTATTGAATTAGAGGTTTGCAGCAAATTGAACATATATTCACCTGTCGCATGTTTCAATGCCATCCTCAAACTATCGTCATCGTATTTGACACTAGCCGGAAACAAGAACTCATGACTGGAACCGAATCCTAGCACATTGAAATAGCAATCGACAGGCATGGAATGAAGGAACAGCTATGGATCGAACGTTCATTACAGGCTCGGTAaacatatttaaaataaaaattgccaTACTGTGAGAGCTTCCTTTGCCGAACGGATACTTGGACCCAACATGGATCCAGACCTATCCAATACGAATATCAGTTCCGTCTTCTGTTCGTCCAATTTGAAACTAGGCAGCAAATGAATCATAACAGCAGTAGTACCATTACCATTGTCTGATGTCTGaatgaaaatgggaaaatgacAACGTTCTCATAGATTGAGTTATTGAGCACCCAATATTACCTCTGAATACAGTCTTGGCTTATGCTTTTCCCGTGGTTCAATAATGATCACAAAATCACGATCCATGTCCGTTGTTTGTCCCGACAATTCGACAGTAGCCTTCTGCCAGTCATCATTTTCGTACGTAGTTGCTTCGGATTTCTCTACGGTAACTGTATGTGTAGGACTCACAATGGACTTAATCCCACCTTGGATGGAAACATCCACTCTCATCGACAAAGGTACTGGCGATGACTGTGAGAATGTCATGTTCCTAATATCCATCGCTTGTCGATCGGTTTCCTCAGCAGAAATGTAACGCGGTGCAATTGTCGTTGGTATATAGAAGCGAATATTATTTGTTCCTGGTTCATTTTTCACTTCTGTAACGTATTCGATGGTAACCTTTACGCGAGAGCCTGGTCGTAAACTACCAACTCGAAGCTGAACAACGAATCGTTACAGATTTATTCGATCCAAGTCAAAGTGTTTACTCACTTTGAACATATCAGCTTTAGTCTCCTCTCCCAGGAACGCTGTCGTTCTATTCGCTACTGCTTCATCATACGCCTCTTGTGCTTCCTCTCTGGGTTTCACAACGCccttaaatatttcattttgtcgGTAGCTACACGAGACCATAATTAACTGACAACGAACTTACTTTGATCATTCTGTCATCCAGTTCCACTCGAAAATTAGTCACTGCTCCATCCGGATCAATTGGAAAGTAataaatagcctcaatcgGCTGCTCTTCCTTGTTCACATAGTTTTGGGTTATTTCAACTTGCGCCACAGCATGAAGCACCAACGCAGTCACATACACAGATAGTAATGGAATTGGATAGACATCAGGATGTGCCGCATCAACCATTGACACTAGGCCacaggaaatatttttgtattctCCGAAGCTATTCGTAAACATGATTCCAATATTACTCAGTCGAAGTCAAGAACGATACTGAGACTGATGATGTTCCTATAAGTTTTTCATAATTTGTATCagtaattttgttatttcccctcaagaaaaaaacataatttcattatcACATTATTCAGTTATTTTATTTCGCTTCGTTGAAAATTCCGCGAATTTAGATTGTGATTACGAATTATGCAACACGACAGCACTACATGTAGTgcttctttttaatttattaaaatgtagaaaaaatcaaataaaaaaaatagataattattcaactttttatcaaaTGTAACCTAATGCCAATCGTTCGTATTGCTAGGACGGAAATGGGTCGCTAGAATTTTCCCATTCCCAAATGATGCTAACATGTCCACCATTCAGGATGTAAAAGCATAGTCATTCAAAACTCGAAAGCTAGTAACGCTTAATGCACTCCGACCtcctatgaaaatattttttcatacctaggaccctaggactccgtccaatatgaaaaatactattcgtaccacggactaaaagtctttttagCGTATttgattccagacctcgccttcggctctgtctggaaacttctcactcgctaaaaaagacttttactCTTAAAAGTGACCTTATCGTTTGGTGCCGAAATATATAAAGTTTCGAGAGCCACAGAAATTGTCCACTTggagaaaactgaaaattaaaaaaaatatcacaaaaaacacaattttttttaaggaggttaattcctaaaaatagacCCTGTTCAGAtaatatggaaaaatatttctttttatggGTGAGAATACGATCgtgaacaaattgaaattaaggaattggactttattagatttttcaatcaattgtaCGTAACAGGCAAACagatatttcttttgttcgggTCTGGGGGCGATGGAAATATGAACCAATTTGTTCAATCACCATTAATTAATCACAGTTAATAAGCTGAGAAATGATAAAGTTGGTACACCTGCGGCTGAAAACAGCGCAAGTACTAGTCACAGGCGTCCCAACTTTATAATATCTCTCTGCATAAACGGCGAGCGTATTGTCAATTAAATCTGTGACTTCTTTTGTGCAGAGTCAACAGTGTTTTCTACTAAATCTTCTACTTTGCTAGGCATTACGAATTACTTTACATGTTTTTGTAGTGGTTGGTTATCCATAACAAATGTTCAGTATTGCTTCTTGTTGAACACCCTTCACTAGAAAATTAACATGACGAAAAAGTTAATGATCGTGAACAAGAAACTGAAACTTTTATCTCCTAAAGCCGGTGCTTTTCATTAGTTGCCAAGATAAAGGATCATCTAATcgcgaaaaatttattgtatggATGACAAAGATTTTATTCCATGAAGATAATTAGGACGAAACGTCGCGCTGATGACTGAAAGCTGAAATATCTGATTGTTTGTAAACTTCGGTGATTTTTGGAGAGCCTTTGTTATCAGTTCTAGATAATATAGTATACCAAAAAACCAGCTCTGCAGATAAAATTTGCCTGTGTCGCaattctcgaaattttttacttaGCTTCCTTAATTCTCTTAGCTGACCATCGTCAATGAATATCCCTAATTATATCAGGCgtacagtttttaacattcaaaagtatcgacatattatacatttcttatttttccaacttctctcatttctccataacgagtatatggagaaatgagagaagtaagcaaaacaagaaatgtataatatgtcgatacttttgaatgttaaaaactgtaaaGAAATATCACGCTAGATTCAAGTGGTCCAGGGCGCTCAGTGAGCTAAATGCGGCACTGTGGCTATGTGATTGTTGcttattatttattgttcaTTTAATAAAGCAATAAAATTCTTCGAGAAAACTGTTCCATTCCACCAGCGGATGCTTTTCTGATCGCTTGTGCTATTAACTTAAGTCTACCTTTTCTTAACATACATCCTAATATCCTTGTTATGTCTCTCTGAAttgtttatataaaatataatattctGTCTGCCGTTTCATCAATTATTAAATTCATctcgttatttttttctccCATCGTCGTCGTTCACTTCgccttttgtttttcttcttttttttggatatATATAAAGATGTTCACTTTTGGTCGGACCAACTAAACGTgtagtaataataataaaaaacttaATATCATTGTCAGCAGGTGTTTATCTTGTAAATAGAAACGGTAATACCCAAAAACCATAATACGATACGACAGactgtataaaaataaaataaccgACGATTTAGTTGTGTCGCATGATGTGTACCCCTGCCATAATACCGTTCCGTTAGCTAGGATGTTGTATACATTACTATATGGtttatatataatatacacaCAATGAAAATGCCATCTTTTCTTTCgtagaataaataaaaagataaaaataaagataaaatataaaaaaagagattGATGATAgacgtaataaaaaaaaaaccaaacaaaaatcctATCAATTATATTTAaggaagaaatttttccaatatAAAACCGTAAGTAATATCTGTTCGTGTGATGACAaagtttttgatgttttaCTGATTCAATGTGTCGcgttttcttttttccattttcttttcttcttttttttttcttaataaatGTTTCGCTTTGAATCGAtaatgattttacaaaaaggttttgtattaaataaaatgcgtATGAGTTGCTTTTGAGTCCAtccatattttattgttttccaaGATGCGTAAGATTTAGATGTTAAAGTCTTTTTTGGGGACCTAAAGTCAAATTACACAAAACGttgtaaatggaaaattttagcgGCTATCGGTTACTCTAACAGCATTACAGTACGACAATTCAACTGAACCGAAATAGCACTacaattttatatgaaaattacagGAAAGTTCAGTGGATTTTTGGAATAGCGGCCACAGCTGTCGGTGTAACTACCTGATTTACAACCTTGTTTCCAAGTTTACAATTTTGACATTGCCCTTAAGGCTAGTTATGTATGGTTTCCAcccaacaaaaagtactccgtatAAGAACCGTGAGAGAACTGGCTGTCAAGTgaacaaagcaaaaaattaaaaaaatgcaggcttgtcacacggagtactttttcggtaagtggaaatcaagcctttcGTTTATGTCTTCATAAGTCGTACAATATGTATGCGACGACGGTGTTTTGATTCTTTTATAGATACGAAGTCTATATTTAATGAAGTTGTTAGCAAAGTATGTAGCTTGCGTTTGGATTATTTACCGGGCAgcaattttaggagttttaggatgattttcaaattttaggagttttaggtGGAGTGACAGTcctatttttgtttgtttgagtgGGCCAGCTGAAAACAGATTAAGCAAATTCATATCTAAGTTTGTGATAAAGGGATGTTTTTACGGCCACATATTTTGTCGAGTTCAGATTCTTTATTCCAAACCTTACTTTACTACTTCTCttcattaaaagaaaatataaaatatttattctttgTTACAGAACAAATACTAACGAAAAGAGCTGCGTCATAATCTGGTAAGTGTTTAATATCGAATTAACACAATCAATGCGACCAAGGCCTGGAACTAAACTATGCaatagaacagattttttcacGGAAACATAAAGTGGCTACTTCGGTTGCGACAAAGTAGCATTATACCAACCTTACAAACTTAATtaataatagaaatttttaCTATTGCGTCGAGACCCCTCTTGAAAATGCGATTCTCGTGATAGGTTCGGAGCTATGATTTTACTGACTCTAAATTTACGTTCTCAATATTTTGACACATGCAAGACCATTGTACCGAGTTGTACAAAATTGATCCCTTATGTGAGTTGCTACTTTCGCTGCATTCAATGTAATCTACCGTTTAATGGTGGCGCTGCATTTTTATTGTATCTTttatagctattttgctaacatgtGCCAAAATGGAAGTATTGCAGactaaatgtgaaaattgtcgaGGCGAAGTAGAGGTTGACATCGTTAAAAGTTAATAATCTTTTGGTGAATGCAGACCAgttatttaattcaaatttattctcTTCTTACACATCCACATTTCCAAAACTTTGCAACAAACGTTTGAAAAATCATATGAGTGTTGTAGATTCCGTTTGAAGCTTTGTGCTGGTTATCGAAAATGTGATCATCAAATAGAAAACCAGCCAACatcaaacattaaaaaaaaccattcagcAAACGTATAGTTGTCTAAGTTTCTTTTTTACCGTTTCATCTCTACAAAAG
Encoded here:
- the LOC119077207 gene encoding von Willebrand factor A domain-containing protein 5A-like, whose amino-acid sequence is MFTNSFGEYKNISCGLVSMVDAAHPDVYPIPLLSVYVTALVLHAVAQVEITQNYVNKEEQPIEAIYYFPIDPDGAVTNFRVELDDRMIKGVVKPREEAQEAYDEAVANRTTAFLGEETKADMFKLRVGSLRPGSRVKVTIEYVTEVKNEPGTNNIRFYIPTTIAPRYISAEETDRQAMDIRNMTFSQSSPVPLSMRVDVSIQGGIKSIVSPTHTVTVEKSEATTYENDDWQKATVELSGQTTDMDRDFVIIIEPREKHKPRLYSETSDNGNGTTAVMIHLLPSFKLDEQKTELIFVLDRSGSMLGPSIRSAKEALTLFLHSMPVDCYFNVLGFGSSHEFLFPASVKYDDDSLRMALKHATELDADLGGTEIFEPLKALYEKPSIDGYSKQFFILTDGEVYDTDRVLGIVKANAHKVRVFTLGIGDAASHYLVEGVATAGGGTAVFVNYNESMDKKVINQLKNALQPSLFNVTIKWDESATDDVPERQASDVVVENTLFGYNKPIESEAGSESYLSGIRQSPKKVRPVYDGSQLLVLGIFKNGCPKSVLITAHTPDGPLTVKIEHSTSNNLDGNGNLLHRLAAIKLIRELEMEVSSLQSKNSEAEKILKNEIIEIGCQNGIASRYTSFIASDVRNDKQSKESWVMVTRHVPSQIAHGWHGGNRMGVLAFPSHGSYGSGYSGSGSVYTGSAYPGSGYSGIGSSGSGNGYTGIAYPGSGSSGSGYSGSGSVYTGSAYPGSGYSGIGSSGSGNGYTGIAYPGSGSSGSGYSVSGSGYTGSTYPESGYGGIGSSGSGYSGIGSSGSGSVYTGSTYPGSRYSGGGYSGIGSSGSGYTGSGYSGIGSGGSRYSGSGSEYGGSVYSGIGSGGSGYSEIGSIGSGYSGIGSIGSGSSGSGYIGSGSSGIGSIGIGSIGSGISESELGTTATRPYQQSSYNYQTLPYNYHSVSGIAGSSYSANEEDNSTRDNAALGSSSTLMLLISLQSYDGSFTLNEALSQILGKTLQELKAGI